The Tessaracoccus aquimaris sequence GATCATCAGGGCCACGAACAGCGGACGGTGCGTGGGCAGGGTGCCGACCGTCGCCTCCGCTGGGGTCGCGGTTGCGAAGGAGCCCGCGAGGGCGAGCACCAGCGCGATCGGCACGAACCGGCCGATCAGGATCGCGAGGCCGAGCGCCGTGTTGAACCAGGGCGTGTCAGCGGTCAGGCCAGCGAATGCGGAGCCGTTGTTGTTGGCCGCCGAGGTGAAGGCGTAGATGACCTCCGACGTGCCGTGCGGGCCGGGGTTGAGGATCGAGGTGTTGCGCACCGAGTCGCTCACACCGGGCAGCGCGAAGCTGAGCGCGGTGCCCGCCAGCACGAGGGTCGGGGTGACCAGGATGTAGAGGCTCGCGAGCTTCACCTCGCGCGGGCCGACCTTCTTGCCAAGGAACTCGGGCGTCCGGCCGACCAGAAGGCCCGCCACGAACACCGAGATGATCGCCATCACGAGCAGGCCGTAGAGGCCCGCGCCGACGCCGCCGGGGCTGACCTCGCCGAGCATCATGTTCAGCATCGGCATCATGCCGCCCAGCGAGGTGTAGGAGTCGTGCATCGAGTTGACGGCGCCGGTGGAGGTGCCGGTGCTCGTGGTGGCGAACAGCGCTGATCCGATGATCCCGAAGCGGGTCTCCTTGCCCTCCATGGCGGCCCCTGCGAGCGCCGGGGCCGCGTCGCGGGCCGTCGACTCAAGGGCGACGAGGATCGAGTACGAGGCCGTGAAGAGCAGCGCCATGACGCTGAGCGTCGCGTAGCCCTGGCGGACGTCCCCGACCATCCGTCCGTAGGCACGGGTCAGTGAGAAGGGGATCACGAGCATCAGGAAGATCTCGAGGTAGTTCGTGAGGGAGCCGGGGTTCTCGAACGGGTGGGACGAGTTCGCGTTGAAGAAGCCGCCGCCGTTGGTGCCGAGCAGTTTGATGACCTCCTGCGACGCGACAGGGCCTCCCGGGATCGCCTGATCGGCGCCCGCGATGGTGGTGATGTGGGTCATGCCCACCAGGTTCTGCGTGACGCCGCCCGCGAGCAGGAGCAGCGCACCGACCACGCTGATCGGCAGCAGCACCCGCAGCAGGCCCCGGGTGAGGTCGACCCAGAAGTTGCCGATCAGGCCGGTGGACCTGGCCGCGAGCCCCCTGACCAGCGCGATGGCCACCGCCATGCCGACGGCGGCCGAGACGAAGTTCTGCACGGTGAGCCCGGCCATCTGCACCAGGTGCCCCATCGTCAGTTCGGGCGAGTAGGACTGCCAGTTGGTGTTGCCGACGAATGAGGCCGCGGTGTTGAACGACAGCGCGGGGGAGACGGGGCCGTGGCCGAGCGACAACGGCAGCCACTGCTGGACGCGCTGCAGCGTGAACAGGATCAACATCCCGACGGCGGAGAACGCCAGCAGGCCGTGCAGGTAGGCCCGCCACGTCTGCCCCTGATCCGGGTCGACGCCCAGGCCGCGGTAGACCCACCGCTCGACGCGCCAGTGCTTCGTCGAGGTGTAGGTCCAGGCAAGGTAGTCTCCGAGCGGCCGGTAGGCCAGGGCGAGCGGGACGGCGACGGCGAGCAGCGTCAGGGCTGCGGCCAGTGCGGTCATGAGAAGCGCTCCGGGCGCACGAGCGCGGCGAGCAGGTAACAGATGGCCGCCACAGCGAGAATAGTGGCGACGATGTCGAAGGCGGTCACAGCCGTTCGACCCCCTTAGCGAGCAGGCCAACAGCGACGAACAGCGCGATGGTGATGAGCACATAGACGATGTCGAGCATGAGGGCTCCTGAGTAGTTGCAGCGCCCTCGATGGGCACACCCACAGCCAACTCCGCCGGCCGCCTGGGCGACAGCGTCCTAACGGCTTCCATACGACCTCGAGCGTCGGCCTGACGGGTTGCCTACACCCGGGCCTCGTCTTCGGATCTGTGGGGATCCGCCTCGGGCTGGCCGTCCGTCCGGAATCTGTCTCGCCCGGCGTGTCGGCCAACGGCCGGGCGTAGCGTGAAAACCGGTACACAAGGGCATTCGCCCGCAACGAAAGGGTTTCCCATGACCGAATACGTGGCAATCGTGACCTTCCCCGCCGTGGCCGACGCCTTCAAGGCCGAGTCCGACCTGAAGGCCTCTCCCGTCTCGAGCGCGGTGGTCGCGGCGGCGCTGATCCAGCGCGACGCCGACGGCAGGCTCTCCGCTCCGGAGGGCAGCGACCTCGACGCCGGAGGAGGCTATCTGGGTGGCTCCCTGATCGGACTACTGGTCGGGGAGCTCGGCGGACCGCTCGGGATGCTGCTCGGCTGGGGCGCTGGCGGGCTGATCGGCGGACTATCCGACCTGGACCGCGCGCAGGACCAGTCCTCCGTGCTCGGCTCGATGGCAAAGAAGATCGCGCCCGGCCACAACGCGCTGATCCTGCAGACCGACGAGGCCGACACGTCGGCGCTCGACCAGTTCGTCGCTGGCCAGGGCGGCGCCATCACGCGCGTCCCGCTCGGCCAGGTGCTCGACGAGTTGGAGGCCGAGCAGGACGCTGCGGAGGCTGCGCGCAAGGCGGCGTCCGAGGAGTTGCGCAAGCAGCGCAAGGACGAGCGCCACGAGAAGTGGGACGAGCGCGTCGCGGCCCTCAAGGCGAAGTTCGACAAGTAGCCGGGCTGGTCGCTGAGCCTGTCCGAGCGTCCGTGCGTCGGTGTTCGGACCCCTCGACGGGCTCGGGGAACGGAGCGGGCTCGGGGAACGGCTTGTTCGCTGAGCTTGTCGAAGCGTTCGTCGCGTCCGCTGTGGTTTCGGACCCCTCGACAGGCTCGGGGAACGGTGCCGGCTCGGGGAACGGCTTGTTCGCTGAGCTTGTCGAAGCGTCCGTCTTGTTCGCTGTGGTTTTCGGACCCCTCGACAGGCTCGGGGAACGGCGCGGGCTCGGGGAACGGCAAGCGGGGTCAGGTTCCGGCGGGCAGAATCGGGAGTGGGCCTCGCCGCACCGGTGTTGGGGCCAACCCCAAGGAGGGTGCGATGCACAGCAGGATTCTCGGCACGTCGCTCGAGGTCTCGGCGATCGGGCTCGGAGCCATGGGCATGTCCCAGTCCTACGGGCCCAACCCGGGCGACCGGGACGAGATGATCGGCGTGCTGCGCTACGCCGTCGAGCAAGGCATCACCCTGATCGACACCGCAGAGGTCTACGGACCCTACGACAACGAGATCCTCGTCGGGGAGGCGATCGCGCCGATCCGCGACCAGGTCGTCGTCGCGACCAAGTTCGGCTGGCACATCGCCGACGGGCGCATGCAGGGCACCGACTCGCGCCCTGAGCAGATCCGGCGGGTCGCCGACGCGTCGCTCAAGCGCCTCGGCGTCGAGAGCATCGACCTCTTCTACCAGCACCGCGTCGACCCGGCCGTCCCCATCGAGGACGTGGCGGGCGCCGTCGGCGAACTGGTGGCGGCCGGGAAGGTGCACCACTTCGGGCTTTCAGAGGCCGGCGCGGACACCATCAGACGGGCGCACGCGACGTTCCCGGTGACCGCGGTGCAGAGCGAGTATTCGCTCTGGACGCGCGACCCGGAGGCCGAGGTGCTGCCGACCTGCGCGGAACTTGGCATCGGGTTCGTCCCGTTCAGCCCGCTGGGCAAGGGCTTCTTCACCGGGACGGTGCGACCCGGGCAGGGCTTCGGTGAGGGCGAGATCAGGGCGAGCATCCCGCGCTTCGAGGAGCAGAACCTGGCGCGGAACCAGGCGCTGCTCACCCAGGTGCAGCAGTTGGCCGAGGCGGTCGACGCAACCTCGGCCCAGGTGGCGCTCGCGTGGCTGCTTGCGAAGGGACCCCACATCGTCCCGATCCCGGGCACCAGGCGCCGCGGCCGGATCGACGAGAACGCCGCCGCCGCGGCCGTGCGTCTCTCGGCCGACGACATCGCCACGCTCGACGCCCTCACCGACGCCGGGGTCGCGGGCGACCGCTACGGCGAGGCAGGCATGAGGATGGTGGGGCTCTGAGGTCCTAGCCGGGCACGCCCGCTGCCGCCAACGCCTCCTCGACGTGGATGCGGGTCGTCGGGAAGACCGCGACGTCGACGTCGTCGGGGCCGACCAGCAGTTCGAGTTCGGTGCAGCCGAGGATCACACCCTGGGCGCCGGCTGCGGCCAGTGACGAGATGATGCCGCGCAGCGCCTCGCGGGAGTCGTCGCGCACGATGCCGCGGACCAACTCCTCGTAGATCACCCTGTGCACCACCGCCCGGTCGCCCGCCTCGGGGACGAGCACCTCGACGCCTGCCGCGGCAACCCGCTCCCGGTAGAACGGCTGTTCCATCGTGAATGCGGTGCCGAGCAGCGCGACCGTGCTGACACCGGCGCGCTTGACGGCGGCCGCGGTGGCGTCCGCAAGGTGCAGCACGGGAATCGTGACGGCGGCGTCGACGGCGTCATAGACCTTGTGCATCGTGTTGGTGCAGATCAGCAGCAGGTCGGCGCCCGCCAGTTCGAGCGCGGCGGCCCGTGCCGCGAGCGCGCGTCCGGCGTCGTCCCAGCGGGCCTCGGACTGCATGGCCTCGATGTCGGCGAAGTCGACCGAGTCGAGCAGGATGCGCGCCGAGTGAAGCCCGCTGAGGCGGTCGCGGACCAGTTCGTTGGCGAGCCGGTAGTACTGGGCCGTCGACTCCCAACTCATCCCGCCGAGCATCCCGATCCGTAGCATCCAAGTCCCCTTCGTGATGGTGCGGCAAGCCTGCCACAGGGACGGATCGCACACCGGGCCACCCGCGACCCGACAGGCTGCCCGGTCGGCGGGTCGTCAGCGTCGGGTCAGTCGTGGATCCACGGGGGATCGATCCTCGGCGCCGCGGCACGGGGCTCCCAGGTGCGCCACCAGGTGTTCGCGCCGGGCGGCAGCGGGCTGTCGCTCGCAGATCGGACGGCGTCGCGCAGGGCGGTCTTCGCCGACGCGAGCGCCGCATTCTGGCGCTTGTCCGGCTCGGCGGCGGCCAGGTAGTCGTTCTCGGCCTGGAGGGCGCGGAGCCGGGCCTCGATGAGTCGACGGTGCCGAGCCTCGGCGGCCGCGTCCAGGTGAAGGTGTTGCTCCGCGGCGCGCAACCATCCGTACGCCTCGTTGATCGCGATCAGCGCCGGATCGACCGTCATGGCGTCGTGCACGCTCAACTCCGGATAGATCACGATCGAGCCCGCGGAATGCGCGTAGGCCAGTTCGTCGCGCCCCGCCTCGTCGATCAGGATCTCGGTGGAGCGCATCACGATGGAGAACAGGTCGGCGTCGGCCATCGAGGCCCGCCGGTGCACACCGGTGGACTGCGAACTGACGATGTAGTTGCGGGCGGCGCCCAAGTGGCCGATGGCCAGTTCGGCGGGCAGGTTCTCACGCGCGCCGCCGTCGACGTAGGTCTCGGCGCCGATCGGCACCGGCCGGAACACTGCGGGGATCGCGCACGAGGCCAGCACCCCGACTCCCAGGTCGTGGGTAGCGGTGCCGACCGGTTGGTTGTTCCGGTCGACCAGGGTGCCCTTCTCCGTCATGAAGCGCAGCTCGCCCGACTCCAGCGCGACCATCGCGATCCGCAGCGTGGCCCCCGAGGCAGAAACTCGGGCGGGAAAGAACATCTCCTCGCGCAGCAGTTCGACGAGCACCGGCCCGGGGCGGTACATCGACTTGGTGGCGTCGAGGCCGTGCGCGATGGCGTTGAGGTCGCTGCCGAGCCGGGGGAGCCGCCCGAGATGCGACGCGATGGTCGACAGCGCGTTCAGCGACCACTCGGAGCGCACCGGCGTCTCCGAGTCGGGGGTGAGCGCCAGTTCAAGCGGGTTCGGGGCCGTCACCGGCTCAGGGGGCGACGGCGAACTCGTGGCCTCGGTGCGCAGGAACTGCAGCAGCGGCGGGCGAGGCTTGGGGGGAGCCGGCTTCGGTTCGGGCCGTGCAGGGCGCACCAGCTCCAGCCACTGAGGGCCCTCGGTGGCGAGCCGGTCGTACCAGGGGCGCGGCGTGAACATGTCGTTCGGCTCCGTCATGGCGTCCCAGATCGACCGCAGCCTGCGCAGGTACTCCCGCTGCCCCTCGCGCTCGGCCGACTGCGCAAGCGACGACGCGATGATCGAGCCTGCGGAGGCGCCGACGAAGATCGTGGGCGTGAACTGCTCGTCGTGCCGGTAGAGATAGTCCAGCGCGCCAAGTTGGAAGCTCGCCCTCGACCCGCCACCCGACAACACGCAGGACACCACCTCCGCCCTGGGGGTGAGCGAGAAGAACGGAAGCCCGAACCATCCCTTACCAGCCATGGCGACAAGCCTAGCGACGTGCGCGTCGCGCGGCATGCGACTGAGGGCGCGCCGTCGGTGGCTCGGAGTACCCTCTGGGTCCATGAGCATCGACGTGCAGGACCTGTTGGAGGACGGCTACATCGAGGGGGTCGACGAGAAGGGGGTCTCCTTCGGGGGCGTCGAGCGGCACGGGCTGCGGATCCTGGACAGCCAGTTCCGTGACGCGGACCTCAGTGGGGCACGGCTGATCGGCTGCCGCCTCGCCGACGTCGACTTCTCATCCTCGCGCGCCACCGATGTGTCGTTCGCCAAGTCGACGCTCCAGGATGTGACGGTCGCGGAATGTCGGATCGGCGCGATCCAGGCGTTCGCCGGAACCTGGACCCGGGTGCGGATCGTGGGCGGCAAGATCGACTACCTCAACCTCCGCGGCACCACCATCAACCGGCTCGAGATCGATCGCGCCGTGGTCGGGGAACTGGACCTGTCGGAGGCGAAGGTGGAGGTGCTGAACTTCGTCGACGCCACCGTCGGAAAGCTGATCCTCACCAACTCGAAGACCAAGCGGGTCGACCTGCGCGGCGCCCGACTGCAGGGCCTGGAGTCGAACCCGGAGGGCATGCGGGGCATCAAGCTCGGCTACGACCAGGCGACCGAACTCGCCCCGGTGCTCGCCGACATCCTGGGGATCACCGTGGCGTAGGTGCGGCCTACTTGCCGAGCCGCTTCAGCAGTTCGGCGTAGCGGGTGCGCGCCCAGACCGACGAGGCGTCCACGCGCTCGCCGTGCGTGGACTGCCCGCCGGCACTGTCGCCCGGTTGATCGGGGACGGGCCGCGGGGCGTCGTCTTCTCGTTCGGCCATGGGGTCTCTGATCCTCAGCTCAGCGCCGTGTCGAGCGCCTTCCAGTCGATGCCTGCAGGGGCGGCGTGCAGCAGCGACGCGAGGAGCCCCTGCCGGGCGGCGCGCACCGCCGGATCCTCGGCGTTGACGAGGATCTCCTCGAAGAACTCCTCGGCCGCGGCCACGGGCGGGTCCGTCAGTTCGACGACGTCGGCCATCGAGCGCGAGGCGACGTCGGAGGGCATCGCCTCGATCGCGTCGGCCAGCGCCAACTCGGCGGGCTCGGTCAGCTTGGAACGGTCGTAGCTCGGCTTCACCTTCGGAGTCAGGATCCGCGAGATCCGCACCAGCGCCTCAACGAGGTCGCCGAGGCGTTCGTCCTCGAGGGCCGACAGTTCGCCGAGCAGGCGGGAGGCGCGCCCGGGGGCGTTGGCCGCGGGCAGGATCGCGTTCACCAGGTCGGCGGAGGTGCCCTCGTCGCGCAGCAGCTGCGCGAAGCGGCCGATGGTGAACTCCAGGGCCGAGTCGACGGCGTCCGGGGCGACGTCGACGCCCTGCTCGGCGAGCCGTGCGACGGCGTCCTCGAGCCCGGCGCGGATCGTGATGCCCTCCAGCG is a genomic window containing:
- the kdpA gene encoding potassium-transporting ATPase subunit KdpA, with the protein product MTALAAALTLLAVAVPLALAYRPLGDYLAWTYTSTKHWRVERWVYRGLGVDPDQGQTWRAYLHGLLAFSAVGMLILFTLQRVQQWLPLSLGHGPVSPALSFNTAASFVGNTNWQSYSPELTMGHLVQMAGLTVQNFVSAAVGMAVAIALVRGLAARSTGLIGNFWVDLTRGLLRVLLPISVVGALLLLAGGVTQNLVGMTHITTIAGADQAIPGGPVASQEVIKLLGTNGGGFFNANSSHPFENPGSLTNYLEIFLMLVIPFSLTRAYGRMVGDVRQGYATLSVMALLFTASYSILVALESTARDAAPALAGAAMEGKETRFGIIGSALFATTSTGTSTGAVNSMHDSYTSLGGMMPMLNMMLGEVSPGGVGAGLYGLLVMAIISVFVAGLLVGRTPEFLGKKVGPREVKLASLYILVTPTLVLAGTALSFALPGVSDSVRNTSILNPGPHGTSEVIYAFTSAANNNGSAFAGLTADTPWFNTALGLAILIGRFVPIALVLALAGSFATATPAEATVGTLPTHRPLFVALMIGVVIVVSALTYFPALTLGPLAEGLFR
- a CDS encoding potassium-transporting ATPase subunit F, whose translation is MTAFDIVATILAVAAICYLLAALVRPERFS
- a CDS encoding DUF1269 domain-containing protein produces the protein MTEYVAIVTFPAVADAFKAESDLKASPVSSAVVAAALIQRDADGRLSAPEGSDLDAGGGYLGGSLIGLLVGELGGPLGMLLGWGAGGLIGGLSDLDRAQDQSSVLGSMAKKIAPGHNALILQTDEADTSALDQFVAGQGGAITRVPLGQVLDELEAEQDAAEAARKAASEELRKQRKDERHEKWDERVAALKAKFDK
- a CDS encoding aldo/keto reductase, which translates into the protein MHSRILGTSLEVSAIGLGAMGMSQSYGPNPGDRDEMIGVLRYAVEQGITLIDTAEVYGPYDNEILVGEAIAPIRDQVVVATKFGWHIADGRMQGTDSRPEQIRRVADASLKRLGVESIDLFYQHRVDPAVPIEDVAGAVGELVAAGKVHHFGLSEAGADTIRRAHATFPVTAVQSEYSLWTRDPEAEVLPTCAELGIGFVPFSPLGKGFFTGTVRPGQGFGEGEIRASIPRFEEQNLARNQALLTQVQQLAEAVDATSAQVALAWLLAKGPHIVPIPGTRRRGRIDENAAAAAVRLSADDIATLDALTDAGVAGDRYGEAGMRMVGL
- a CDS encoding aspartate/glutamate racemase family protein, which codes for MLRIGMLGGMSWESTAQYYRLANELVRDRLSGLHSARILLDSVDFADIEAMQSEARWDDAGRALAARAAALELAGADLLLICTNTMHKVYDAVDAAVTIPVLHLADATAAAVKRAGVSTVALLGTAFTMEQPFYRERVAAAGVEVLVPEAGDRAVVHRVIYEELVRGIVRDDSREALRGIISSLAAAGAQGVILGCTELELLVGPDDVDVAVFPTTRIHVEEALAAAGVPG
- a CDS encoding patatin-like phospholipase family protein; translation: MAGKGWFGLPFFSLTPRAEVVSCVLSGGGSRASFQLGALDYLYRHDEQFTPTIFVGASAGSIIASSLAQSAEREGQREYLRRLRSIWDAMTEPNDMFTPRPWYDRLATEGPQWLELVRPARPEPKPAPPKPRPPLLQFLRTEATSSPSPPEPVTAPNPLELALTPDSETPVRSEWSLNALSTIASHLGRLPRLGSDLNAIAHGLDATKSMYRPGPVLVELLREEMFFPARVSASGATLRIAMVALESGELRFMTEKGTLVDRNNQPVGTATHDLGVGVLASCAIPAVFRPVPIGAETYVDGGARENLPAELAIGHLGAARNYIVSSQSTGVHRRASMADADLFSIVMRSTEILIDEAGRDELAYAHSAGSIVIYPELSVHDAMTVDPALIAINEAYGWLRAAEQHLHLDAAAEARHRRLIEARLRALQAENDYLAAAEPDKRQNAALASAKTALRDAVRSASDSPLPPGANTWWRTWEPRAAAPRIDPPWIHD
- a CDS encoding pentapeptide repeat-containing protein, which produces MSIDVQDLLEDGYIEGVDEKGVSFGGVERHGLRILDSQFRDADLSGARLIGCRLADVDFSSSRATDVSFAKSTLQDVTVAECRIGAIQAFAGTWTRVRIVGGKIDYLNLRGTTINRLEIDRAVVGELDLSEAKVEVLNFVDATVGKLILTNSKTKRVDLRGARLQGLESNPEGMRGIKLGYDQATELAPVLADILGITVA